ATGTGCTGCCCGATGCCGCAACCATCAGGGCTGCAGGGGTGGCCCGCTCCTTCAATACCGATAGCCGTTTTGCGGTTAGTGTTAATAACCAGGCGGCTATGCAAATAAATCTGCCTGCTACCGGTACCGGTTTATACGACGCTTTTGCTACCACTGCCCAGTCATCGGGCACCTTCAGTACCACCCAAACCCCGCTTGCTGTAAAATTCGATTATACCCAGGGCAGCGCCGGCAGCCAGGGCTGGTTAGATTGGGTAGAGATCCTGGCCCGGGTAGACCTGAATATGAACGGCGTGAACCAGCTGCCATTCCGCGACTGGAACAGTGTGGGCCCGGGCAAAGTGAGCAGCTTTATTATTAAAAATGCAACTGCTGCTGTACAGGTGTGGGATGTAACCAATGGGTTGGAACCGGTAAAAATGCAGGGCAGTTTAAACGGGACCGATTGGCGGTTTGTGAATGAAAGCAGCCGCCTGCACGAATACATTGCCTTCACTGCCAATGGCTTCCTAACGCCAGGCGTTGGGGACCGGGTGCCCAATCAGAACCTGCATGGCATAGCCACGCCACAATACATTATTATAACTGCTCCAACCCTGTTAGGCCAGGCCCAGCGGCTGGCGCAGTACCACCAGCAGCGCGATAACCTCAGCAGCCTGGTGGTAACCGTAAACCAGGTATATAATGAGTTTTCTTCCGGTTCGCCCGACCCAACGGCCCTGCGCGATTTTGTAAAAATGTTTTACGACCGTGCCGGCGGCGATTCCACCAAAGCCCCCCGGTACCTGCTGCTTTTCGGCGATGCCTCTTTCGATTACCGCAACCGCATCAGTAACAATACCAACCTGGTGCCCTGCTGGGAAAGCCCCACCGCCCTTGACCCTTTGGCTACCTATACCTCCGACGACTTTTTCGGTTTCCTGGGTGATAATGACGACATCAACGGAACGGCTACCAACCTGCTTGATATAGGCATTGGCAGAATACCGGCGCAAAATGAACGGGAAGCACAGTCCATGGTCGACAAGATCCTGGCTTACAACGACCCCAAAAGCCTGGGCGCCTGGCGCAACGAGTGCACCTTTATTGCCGATGATGAAGACAATAACCTGCACCTGAACGATGCCGAAACCATGACGCAGGCCGTAGCGGGGGTATCGCCCCAGGAAAACATCGATAAAATATACCTGGATGCCTTTCCGCAGGAAAGCAGTTCGGCCGGAAGCCGCTATCCTGCTGTAAACCAGGCCATCAACAATAAGATCTACAGTGGCACCCTGTTATGGAACTATTCAGGCCATGGCAGTTACAGCCGGCTGGCAGAAGAAGTGGTGCTTGATAAGGATATTATCAACACATTCAATAACCCCAATAAACTGCCGCTGTTTATTACCGCCACCTGCGATGTGGCGCCGTACGACAATCCGTTAATAAGCTCAATAGGCGAAAACCTGCTGCTGCGCGATAAAACAGGGGCCATCGCCCTCATGGCCACCACCCGGGTGGTATTTGCCTTCAGTAATAAGGTAATGAATGAGAATTACCTGAAAACAGCTTTTCAGCGCAGGGCCGACAGCAGCTACCGCAGCCTGGGTGAGGCCGTGCGGGATGCCAAAAACTATACTTACAACTTCAGCAGCGATGTGGTGAACAACCGCAAATTCACCTTGCTGGGCGATCCTGCCCTTACGCTGGCGTTTCCTGTATACCAGGTAAAGACCACCGCCATAAACGGTAATGCCGTAAGCAACACGCCCGATACCTTAAAAGCATTATCGGAATATACCATCAGCGGCGCCGTGCAGGACAATGCCGGCAACCCCCTCAATGATTTTAATGGAACCATATACCCCACCATTTTTGATAAGGCAACAACCGTAAACACCCTGGGCAACGATGCAGCGAGTATTCCGGTGCCGGTTCAAATGCAAAAAAATATCCTTTTCAAGGGTAAGGCTACCGTAAGCAATGGCCGGTTCGCCTTTAGTTTTATTGTGCCCAAAGACATCAGTTACCAGTACGGCAATGGCAAGATCAGCTACTATGGCGATAATGGTACAAAGGACGCGAATGGCGTTTTGACAAATATTATTGTTGGCGGTTCAGGAAATGGGGTGGTGGACCCCCTCGGTCCGTCGATAAAAGCGTATTTAAATGACGAGAAGTTTGTTAATGGCAGCATTACCAACGACCGGCCCGTTTTGATCTTAAAATTAGCCGACTCATCCGGTATTAATATACTCGGAACGGGTATTGGTCACGACCTGGTTGCAGTTCTTGATAATGATCAAAAGAACCAATATGTGCTGAATGAATTTTATGAGGCCGACCTGAATAATTTCCGGCAGGGAACGGTGCATTTTCAACTGCCGGCATTGGCGCCAGGGTCGCATACTTTAAGCATAAAAGCCTGGGATGCAGCGAATAACTCAGGGGAGACCACCCTTAATTTCAGGGTGGTAAGCGAGCAGAATTTTGCGTTGGACCACGTATTAAATTATCCTAATCCGTTCACCACGCATACCACTTTCTGGTTCGAGCATAACAGGCCTGGGGAAGAATTACTTATACAAATACAGGTGTATACAGTTACGGGAAAGCTTGTAAAAACAATTCGCAGGACAATATTTTCGCCCGGAACCCGTTCGAGTGACTGTGAATGGAATGGAAGGGATGATTATGGTGATAAAATCGGCAGAGGTGTGTATA
The Niastella koreensis GR20-10 genome window above contains:
- the porU gene encoding type IX secretion system sortase PorU, translated to MTFLLVMTMPVHAQRSYTANSVLAMGNWYKISTTSPGIYKIDLPFLTSLGINTSGLTSSGVKLYGNGGQMLPEKPLNTVADDLVENAIWVEDGGDGQLNGADYILFYAAGPHAWTKDSLNKTFHHQKNIYSDTSWYYLVIGQNGKRITTAAVTAAPNTTVTQATRNWFYELDTVNLLSSGRQWYGEEYSTNGGKALTHTYAVNMPNVLPDAATIRAAGVARSFNTDSRFAVSVNNQAAMQINLPATGTGLYDAFATTAQSSGTFSTTQTPLAVKFDYTQGSAGSQGWLDWVEILARVDLNMNGVNQLPFRDWNSVGPGKVSSFIIKNATAAVQVWDVTNGLEPVKMQGSLNGTDWRFVNESSRLHEYIAFTANGFLTPGVGDRVPNQNLHGIATPQYIIITAPTLLGQAQRLAQYHQQRDNLSSLVVTVNQVYNEFSSGSPDPTALRDFVKMFYDRAGGDSTKAPRYLLLFGDASFDYRNRISNNTNLVPCWESPTALDPLATYTSDDFFGFLGDNDDINGTATNLLDIGIGRIPAQNEREAQSMVDKILAYNDPKSLGAWRNECTFIADDEDNNLHLNDAETMTQAVAGVSPQENIDKIYLDAFPQESSSAGSRYPAVNQAINNKIYSGTLLWNYSGHGSYSRLAEEVVLDKDIINTFNNPNKLPLFITATCDVAPYDNPLISSIGENLLLRDKTGAIALMATTRVVFAFSNKVMNENYLKTAFQRRADSSYRSLGEAVRDAKNYTYNFSSDVVNNRKFTLLGDPALTLAFPVYQVKTTAINGNAVSNTPDTLKALSEYTISGAVQDNAGNPLNDFNGTIYPTIFDKATTVNTLGNDAASIPVPVQMQKNILFKGKATVSNGRFAFSFIVPKDISYQYGNGKISYYGDNGTKDANGVLTNIIVGGSGNGVVDPLGPSIKAYLNDEKFVNGSITNDRPVLILKLADSSGINILGTGIGHDLVAVLDNDQKNQYVLNEFYEADLNNFRQGTVHFQLPALAPGSHTLSIKAWDAANNSGETTLNFRVVSEQNFALDHVLNYPNPFTTHTTFWFEHNRPGEELLIQIQVYTVTGKLVKTIRRTIFSPGTRSSDCEWNGRDDYGDKIGRGVYIYRLWVQTGDGKAAEKLEKLFIL